Genomic window (Cyprinus carpio isolate SPL01 chromosome B7, ASM1834038v1, whole genome shotgun sequence):
ttttttagcttttcttaagattattaattaatacaaGAATAAAAATTAAGTGGGAATTTTGTACCTGATTGAAAATGTGTGccattaacaaaacaacaaacaactgaaGTGGTTGACAATAAAGAGGATGTTGTTTCAACTTTGAGTGGTTTTGTTGTTGAAGCAAGACCCTGAGTGGTAACCTCAGACCCAGTGGATGATTCTACACTCACTGTTGTGTACACAAGGGTAGTGACTGGTACAGCAGTTGTTTTTGTCAGCGTTGTTGGCTGTGTGGATGTAACAACTGGCAATGAAGTTTGGGACACTGGCAGGGCTGTGCTTGTAGATGTTGATGTTTCAGATGATGTGCCTGTTACCTCTTCTAAAGTGGTTGTTGCTGTAGTCGTTGGTTGGCTTGTTAGGCCAGTCGTCCCCACTTTTGGTGGCCTGGTGGTGGTGGACAAAGGTGTCTGAGTTGTGGTCAACTCATTTTCAGTTACAGTCTCAGTCGTTGTTGGTTGTCCAGTTGTTTGAGTAGGTGTAAATGATTTTGAAGTTGCGGAAACTACGATTGGAGCTGATGATCCTGTAGATGGTTGGGCAGTGGTGCTTCCTTCCTCGACAATGACAGTAGTGGATGGGATGGCTGGTGTGGTGGTTGAAAGAGTAGTTTCAGCTTTGAGTGGTTTTGTAGTTGAAGAAAGACCATGAGTGGTTGCCTCAGACCCAGTGGATGATTCTACACTCACTGTTGTGTACACAAGGGTAGTGACTGGTACAGCAGTTGTCTTTGTCAGCGTTGTTGGCTGTGTGGATGTAACGATTGGCAATGAAGTTTGGGACACTGGCAGGGCTGTGCTTGTAGATGTTGATGTTTCAGATGATGTGCCTGTTACCTCTTCTAAAGTGGTTGTTGCTGTAGTCGTTGGTTGGCTTGTTAGACCAGTCGTCCCCACTTTTGGTGGCCTGGTGGTGGTTGACAAAGGTGTCTGAGTTGTGGTTAATTCATTCTCAGTTACAGTCTCAGTTGTTGTTGGTTGTCCAGTTGTTTGAGTAGCTgtagatgattttgaagttgttgAGAATGCGCTTGGAGCTGATGATTCTGTAGATGGTTGGGCAGTGGTGCTTCCTTCTTCGACAATGAGAGTACTGGATGGGACGGCTGGTGTGGTGGTTGAAAGAGTAGTTTCAGCTTTGAGTGGTTTTGTTGTTGAAGCAAGACCCTGAGTGGTAACCTCAGACCCAGTGGATGATTCTCCACTCACTGTTGTGTACACAAGGGTAGTGACTGGTACAGCAGTTGTTTTTGTCTGCGTTGTTGGCTGTGTGGATGTAACAACTGGCAATGAAGTTTGGGACACTGGCAGGGCTGTGCTTGTAGATGTTGATGTTTCAGATGATGTGCCTGTTACCTCTTCTAAAGTGGTTGTTGCTGTAGTCGTTGGTTGGCTTGTTAGGCCAGTAGTTCCCACTTTTGGTGGCCTGGTGGTGGTGGACAAAGGTGTCTGAGTTGTGGTTAATTCATTCTCAGTTACAGTCTCAGTTGTTGTTGGTTGTCCAGTTGTTTGAGTAGCTGTGGAAGATTTTGAAGTTGTTGAGAATGCGCTTGGAGCTGATGATTCTGTAGATGCTTGGGCAGTGGTGCTTCCTTCCTCGACAATGACAGTAGTGGATGGGATGGCTGGTGTGGTGGTTGAAAGAGTAGTTTCAGCTTTGAGTGGTTTTGTTGTTGAAGAAAGACCCTGAGTGGTTACCTCAGACCCAGTGGATGATTCTACACTCACTGTTGTGTACACAAGGGTAGTGACTGGTACAGCAGTTGTCTTTGTCAGCGTTGTTGGCTGTGTGGATGTAACAACTGGCAATGAAGTTTGGGAAACTGGCAGGGCTGTGCTTGTAGATGTTGATGTTTCAGATGATGGGCCTGTTACCTCTTCTAAAGTGGTTGTTGCTGTAGTCGTTGGTTGGCTTGTTAGGCCAGTAGTTCCAACTTTTGGTGGCCTGGTGGTGGTGGACAAAGGTGTCTGAGTTGTGGTTAATTCATTCTCAGTTACAGTCTCAGTTGTTGTTGGTTGTCCAGTTGTTTGAGTAGCTgtagatgattttgaagttgttgAGAATGCGCTTGGAGCTGATGATTCTCTAGATGGTTGGGCAGTGGTGCTTCTTTCATCGACAATGACAGTAGTGGATGGGATGGCTGGTGTGGTGGTTGAAAGAGTAGTTTCAGCTTTGAGTGGTTTTGTTGTTGAAGAAAGACCCTGAGTGGTTGCCTCAGATCCAGTGGATGATTCTACACTCACTGTTGTGTACACAAGGGTAGTGACTGGTACAGCAGTTGTCTTTGTCAGCGTTGTTGGCTGTGTGGATTTAACGACTGGCAATGAAGTTTGGGACACTGGCAGGGCTGTGCTTGTAGATGTTGATGTTTCAGATGATGTGCCTGTTACCTCTTCTAAAGTGGTTGTTGCTGTAGTCGTTGGTTGGCTTGTTGGGCCAGTAGTTCCCACTTTTGGTGGCCTGGTGGTGGTGGACAAAGGTGTCTGAGTTGTGGTTAATTCATTCTCAGTTACAGTCTCAGTTGCTGTAGGTTGTCCAGTTGTTTGAGTAGCTGTGGAAGATTTTGAAGTTGTTGAGAATGCGCTTGGAGCTGATGATTCTGTAGATGCTTGGGCAGTGGTGCTTCCTTCCTCGACAATGACAGTAGTGGATGGGACGGCTGCTGTGGTGGTTGAAAGAGTAGTTTCAGCTTTGAGTGGTTTTGTTGTTGAAGAAAGACCCTGAGTGGTTACCTCAGACCCAGTGGATGATTCTACACTCACTGTTGTGTACACAAGGGTAGTGACAGGTACAGCAGTTGTCTTTGTCAGCGTTGTTGGCTGTGTGGATGTAACGACTGGCAATGAAGTTTGGGAAACTGGCAGGGCTGTGCTTGTAGATGTTGATGTTTCAGATGATGTGCCTGTTACCTCTTCTAAAGTGGTTGTTGCTGTAGTCGTTGGTTGGCTTGTTAGGCCAGTAGTTCCCACTTTTGGTGGCCTGGTGGTGGTGGACAAAGGTGTCTGAGTTGTGGTTAATTCATTCTCAGTTACAGTCTCAGTTGTTGTTGGTTGTCCAGTTGTTTGAGTAGCTGTGGATGAGTTTGAAGTTGTTGAGAATCCGCTTGGAGCTGATGATTCTGTAGATGCTTGGGCAGTGGTGCTTCCTTCCTCGACAATGACAGTAGTGGATGGAACGGCTGGTGTGGTGGTTGAAAGAGTAGTTTCAGCTTTGAGTGGTTTTGTTGTTGAAGAAAGACCCTGAGTGGTTACCTCAGACCCAGTGGATGATTCTACACTCACTGTTGTGTACACAAGGGTAGTGACTGGTACAGCAGTTGTCTTTGTCAGCGTTGTTGGCTGTGTGGATGTAATGACTGGCAATGAAGTTTGGGACACTGGCAAGGCAGTGCTTGTAGATGTTGATGTTTCAGATGATGTGCCTGTTACCTCTTCTAAAGTGGTTGTTGCTGTAGTCGTTGGTTGGCTTGTTGGGCCAGTAGTTCCCACTTTTGGTGGCCTGGTGGTGGTGGACAAAGGTGTCTGAGTTGTGGTTAATTCATTCTCAGTTACAGTCTCAGTTGTTGTTGGTTGTCCAGTTGTATGAGTAGCTGTGGAAGATTTTGAAGTTGTTGAGAATGCGCTTGGAGCTGATGATTCTGTAGATGGTTGGGCAGTGGTGCTTCCTTCCTTGACAATGACAGTAGTGGATGGGACGGCTGGTGTGGTGGTTGAAAGAGTTGTTTCAGCTTTGATTGGTTTTGTTGTTGAAGAAAGACCCTGACTGGTTACCTCAGACCCAGTGGATGATTCTACACTCACTGTTGTGTACACAAGGGTAGTGACTGGTACAGCAGTTGTCTTTGTCAGCGTTGTTGGCTGTGTGGATGTAACGACTGGCAATGAAGTTTGGGACACTGGCAGGGCTGTGCTTGTAGATGTTGATGTTTCGGATGATGTGCCTGTTACCTCTTCTAAAGTGGTTGTTGCTGTAGTCGTTGGTTGGCTTGTTAGGCCAGTAGTTCCCACTTTTGGTGGCCTGGTGGTGGTGGACAAAGGTGTCTGAGTTGTGGTTAATTCATTCTCAGTTACAGTCTCAGTTGTTGTTGGTTGTCCAGTTGTTTGAGTAGCTGTGGAAGATTTTGAAGTTGTTGAGAATGCGATTGGAGCTGATGATTCTGTAGATGCTTGGGCAGTGGTGCTTCCTTCCTCGACAATGACAGTAGTGGATGGGACGGCTGGTGTGGTGGTTGAAAGAGTAGTTTCAGCTTTGAGTGGTTTTGTTGTTGAAGAAAGACCCTGAGTGGTTACCTCAGACCCAGTGGATGATTCTACACTCACTGTTGTGTACACAAGGGTAGTGACTGGTACAGCAGTTGTCTTTGTCAGCGTTATTGGCTGTGTGGATGTAATGACTGGCAATGAAGTTTGGGACACTGGCAGGGCTGTGCTTGTAGATGTTGATGTTTCAGATGATGTGCCTGTTACCTCTTCTAAAGTGGTTGTTGCTGTAGTCATTGGTTGGCTTGTTAGGCCAGTAGTTCCCACTTTTGGTGGCCTGGTGGTGGTGGACAAAGGTGTCTGAGTTGTGGTTAATTCATTCTCAGTTACAGTCTCAGTTGTTGTTGGTTGTCCAGTTGTTTGAGTAGCTGTGGAAGATTTTGAAGTTGTTGAGAATGCGCTTGGAGCTGATGATTCTGTAGATGCTTGGGCAGTGGTGCTTCCTTCCTCGACAATGACAGTAGTGGATGGGACGGCTGGTGTGGTGGTTGAAAGAGTAGTTTCAGCTTTGAGTGGTTTTGTTGTTGAAGAAAGACCATGAGTGGTTACCTCAGACCCAGTGGATGATTCTACACTCACTGTTGTGTACACAAGGGTAGTGACTGGTACAGCAGTTGTCTTTGTCAGCGTTGTTGGCTGTGTGGATTTAACGACTGGCAATGAAGTTTGGGAAACTGGCAGGGCTGTGCTTGTAGATGTTGATGTTTCAGATGATGTGCCTGTTACCTCTTCTAAGCTGGTTGTTGCTGTAGTCGTTGGTTGGCTTGTTAGGCCAGTAGTTCCCACTTTTGGTGGCCTGGTGGTGGTGGACAAAGGTGTCTTAGTTGTGGTTAATTCATTCTCAGTTACAGTCTCAGTTGTTGTTGGTTGTCCAGTTGTTTGGGTAGCTGTGGAAGATTTTGAAGTTGTTGAGAATGCGCTTGGAGCTGATGATTCTGTAGATGCTTGGGCAGTGGTGCTTCCTTCCTCGACAATGAGAGTAGTGGATGGGACGGCTGGTGTGGTGGTTGAAAGAGTAGTTTCAGCTTTGAGTGGTTTTGTTGTTGAAGAAAGACCATGAGTGGTTACCTCAGACCCAGTGGATGATTCTACACTCACTGTTGTGTACACAAGGGTAGTGACTGGTACAGCAGTTGTCTTTGTCAGCGTTGTTGGCTGTGTGGATGTAACGACTGGCATGAATGAAGTTTGGGAAACTGGCAGGGCTGTGCTTGTAGATGTTGATGTTTCAGATGATGTGCCTGTTACCTCTTCTAAAGTGGTTGTTGCTGTAGTCGTTGGTTGGCTTGTTAGGCCAGTAGTTCCCACTTTTGGTGGCCTGGTGGTGGTGGACAAAGGTGTCTGAGTTGTGGTTAATTCATTCTCAGTTACAGTCTCAGTTGTTGTTGGTTGTCCAGTTGTTTGAGTAGCTgtagatgattttgaagttgttgAGAATGCGCTTGGAGCTGATGATTCTGTAGATGCTTGGGCAGTGGTGCTTCTTTCTTCGACAATGACAGTAGTGGATGGGATGGCTGGTGTGGTGGTTGAAAGAGTAGTTTCAGCTTTGAGTGGTTTTGTTGTTGAAGAAAGACCCTGTGTGGTTACCTCAGACCCAGTGGATGATTCTACAATTACTGTTGTGTGCACAAGGGTAGAGACTGGTACAGCAGTTGTCTTTGTCAGCGTTATTGGCTGTGTGGATGTAATGACTGGCAATGAAGTTTGGGACACTGGCAAGGCTGTGCTTGTAGATGTTGATGTTTCAGATGATGTGCCTGTTACCTCTTCTAAAGTGGTTGTTGCTGTAGTCGTTGGTTGGCTTGTTAGACCAGTTGTCCCCACTTTTGGTGGCCTGGTGGTGGTGGACAAAGGTGTCTGAGTTGTGGTTAATTCATTCTCAGTTACAGTCTCAGTTGTTGTTGGTTGTCCAGTTGTTTGAGTAGCTGTGGAAGATTTTGAAGTTGTTGAGAATGCGCTTGGAGCTGATGATTCTGTAGATGGTTGGGCAGTGGTGCTTCCTTCCTCGACAATGACAGTAGTGGATGGGACGGCTGGTGTGGTGGTTGAAAGAGTAGTTTCAGCTTTGAGTGGTTTTGTTGTTGAAGAAAGACCCTGTGTGGTTACCTCAGACCCAGTGGATGATTCTACAATTACTGTTGTGTGCACAAGGGTAGAGACTGGTACAGTAGTTGTCTTTGTCAGCGTTATTGGCTGTGTGGATGTAATGACTGGCAATGAAGTTTGGGACACTGGCAAGGCTGTGCTTGTAGACACTGATGTTTCAGATGATGTGCCTGTTACCTCTTCTAAAGTGGTTGTTGCTGTAGTCGTTGGTTGGCTTGTTAGGCCAGTAGTTCCAACTTTTGGTGGCCTGGTGGTGGTGGACAAAGGTGTCTGAGTTGTGGATAATTCATTCTCAGTTACAGTCTCAGTTGTTGTTGGTTGTCCAGTTGTTTGAGTAGCTgtagatgattttgaagttgttgAGAATCCGCTTGGAGCTGATGATTCTGTAGATGCTTGGGCAGTGGTGCTTCCTTCTTCGACAATGACAGTAGTGGATGGGATGGCTGGTGTGGTGGTTGAAAGAGTAGTTTCAGCTTTGAGTGGTTTTGTTGTTGAAGAAAGACCCTGAGTGGTAACCTCAGACCCAGTGGATGATTCTACACTCACTGTTGTGTGCTCAAGGGTAGAGACTTTTACAGCAGTTGTCTTTGTCAGCGTTGTTGGCTGTGTGGATGTAACAACTGGCAATGAAGTTTGAGACACTGGCAGGGCTGTGCTTGTAGATGTTGATGTTTCAGATGATGTGCCTGTTACGTCTTCTAAAGTGGTTCTTGCTGTAGTCGTTGGTTGGCTCGTTAGGCCAGTCGTCCCCACTTTTGGTGGCCTGGTGGTGGTGGACAAAGGTGTTTGAGATGTGATAAATTCAATCTCAGTGGTTTGTTCACTAGTAGTCTGAAGTGTTGTCCACGCTTTACCAGTGATTGTTGCAAGAGTTTTTGTAATGGGCGCAATTGAGGTTTCTGATGTTATTGATAACTTGCTTGTACTTTGTGCCTGTGTAGTGCTTTcaacttctgttgttttgtttcctGTCGTGGATAAGGACAGTGTTGATGTTTCAACTGATGATGTTGATGACATTGATGTtactaatatctgtttttcagttgaatgttTAATTTCTGTAGTAGAAGCAGTTAAAATAACTTCAGTTGTTGGTTGGCTTAAATGTCCACTTGTCAGATGTTCTGGTTTGCTTGATGTGGATACATTTTCATGAGTTGTGgttgtttctttttcagtttcaggTGAAGTGTATTCTGTGGACAAGGgaaatacaacataaaatgtaaagagttacaaaaataaatcatcaatcaaaaaacaataaataaataaatttgtgttttaaaaatgtttactatttgaatactataaaatatatttaaatttcattgtGCAGAGAAGTTGTGATctaattttaattcatataacAACAGCAAGCTTACCACAAGTCTTCCCAGTAAATCAAACATAAACTTTGATTTACAATGCATGAGGCCTAAAAAAACTATAGTAGCAATATATAAGATCAAGAATAAATGTGtaccacagaaataaaaaaagtacctGGGGTGCTGAAGACAAAAACTGTTGTCGGGGTTGGTGTTAATGTCTGCGTTGTGGTCAAGGTGGATGTGGTTGTTGGGACAGTAGTTGTTTCACAAGGTATCAAAGTCCTCTCAATAGTTCCATTGACTGAACATCTGCCTGTGATGCAACCTCCCAGTCCATCCGTTGTGTGATAAATGATATCTCCAAAGTTGTACTCCACATTGTTGTACTGGCATGTACATGCTGTAAAAAGAGAATATGTTTATGGAAAAGGTATAGTATCATGAAAGCGTATATGATGACAATAGATTCTTCTAACACAATCTTCAAACTAAACTATAACTGAAATGCTAAAAACCTTACCATTTACATCAAAGTCACAGACAACACCAAATGATGTACAATAACTGCATGAGGAAAAATTAAAGATAGGatagattaaatatatttcaaaactgtTAGTGACCTTTCTGAAACATGAATATGAGtagaaaatatatacacataccatGACTGACAGTTCTCTGTGGTTGGCACCTGCTGGCCAACCTGATAATGTAACATATcaacataaaagcaaaaatgttactGTGTTACTGTCTTAATGTTATTGTTATCATAATTAGGATTATGGTGAGGGCATTTAGGATAGCAACCTAAAAAAggttaaaagggaaaaaaacataaatcttttttaaaaacatacattatataaatttgattatttattatataaatttgagTTCAAATTAAGTTTTAGTGAATCAACTGTTTTACAAATCTTACAAAGACATTGTTCCATATACTTGTCCAGTTTCAGGAATAGAGCCTATTATACGTCTTTTTAATGATTCAAAGCCAAGGTGATATAAGTTTGAATGATGTTATGAACAATAAACATTTGCATGAATACTTGACTAAAATCCATTTGAATCACTTTGaagcaaaatgttaaaaaaactgaagtaaaatatcCCCTTCCTATTGTTCGTTATGTGGTCTGCATTATTCATAACCAACAAAATTACCTCTAGGATACCTAGAGCAGTAATTGTATACTGAATATATCACAAtgttaaaaaacacatatttaataaactacaaaatatgtGTGATGTATTTTGAAATGGTATTAAAGTCATTTTGTCACAAGTAGTAATAGTGTTCTCACTAACATACAGGTGATATAACTGGATTTAATTATGAGTTCTCACCTTCAAGTGCTGGTATCTGACTAGAGCAATCTCCAGAGGGGTTTCTGCACGTCTGCATACAAGGTGCTCCACAAGGTTTGTAATGCCACTCACATTCACCAGGGGGGTTGTAATAATCACAAAACATTGCTGCAATAAAAAGGCAACCTTAAACCTGTTTCTTGGTCTTTGAGGTTTACAGCTTTTAGTCATTCCACCACATttgaatgtgatttaaatttaTGTGACTTTCGGTGTATTTTTGGGTGTTTTAGGTGTTATGCAGGCTACGGAGTCTTTACAGTCTTTTGAGTTTTCTGTTACAGCAGTGCAAAAACACTCATAATCTCCACCACTATCACAAGCACATGCATCTCTCACACAAGCATCATAGAAAGGAGATGGGTCCACCTTTAAAGCAATATTCATGACAATGGCTGTTAccaaaattgcattaaatatttcagAGGAAAAATACATAGATGGCGTTTCAACATCCCTAAAAAGCAGTTTGTTGTAAGTACCTGTGAATGACAGGTTGAGAAGACACTGCTGGTAATGATGCTGCACTGTCTCTGGGCCCATGCCTCTCTATATGGATTATGGACACAAGGATCTTGGATGAGGGTTGCATCTGGACAATTAGAGAGCTTCCAGCTGTTTACAAAATCCAGGGTTTCAACAGCAATTGCTTGACTGCGCGTAGTGAAGTCATTGTTTGCATTGCCATCGTAGTTTCCGCACAGACCACACACACGACCCTATCGATACAAAAGGAAAactgttaatatataaaataaatctgatatttgcaagtaaaaaaaaGAGTCAACAAGGGTGGAGTTGTTGAACCAACCACTTTACTTACATTAAACTCTGGACTCAGTTTGATGTGTATAGTAGTTTTTCTGTCCCATATGAGCATCAGACCATTATTGGCCTCAATCACCAAGTAAAGCCCCATGGTGCGCATCTGGTAGGGAATCTCCTCTCCTGCATCTCTACGGACAACTTGGTAGGATCCATCTATCAATCTAAGCTCAATGCTCTGAAATACAATGGCATAATTGCAATGCTTATTCTTCACTAATTTAAGGTTGCTATGAATGCAAGAAGTTGACTTACGCCAAGAAACAGCTTGATAGCCTTGGAACAAGTTGTGCCGGTGGATCCACAGGGAATGTTTTCAGTAATGACTCTAAAAGTGCCAGTGGTGTTGTTGCAGAAGTCCTGGTCATGCATAAAATTTAGATTCAGATTATTAAGATACAGTATAATGATCTTCAGGCTTCTCACTGAAGTTCAAGGTTAATACCTGAACAAGGCTGTATTCACAGTTTCCACTGAAGACGTATCTTTTCTCGTCAAACGTTTTATAATGGCCGTCTCCATAGATACTGCATGTCCCACTGCACTGGTTTGTGGTACAGATCCATCGTCTATCCTTGCAAGTACTATAAAAAGGAATGCAAGTTCTTTATGAAAATTgtatttagaatataaaaaattattacaaatcttGAACAGCTAAACATACCATGTATTACAGTCAGTCTTAATGCTTTCTCCAGGTTGGTAGGCAACTCCGTTATGGAAGCATGGGCACAGGTTTTCAGCGATACAGCTACCTTTCCCATCAGACACCAGTCCAGAGGGGCACACACAGCCAGACACACACTCTGTGCTGATCTGCAGTTATTCAACATTAAAGTCAGCAAATTATTACTTGTAGCTgctgaaaggaatagttcacccagattTAACAGTTTagttatttactcaccccaatgccatTCTAAacccatattatttttttttgttggtaggAATAGTTAGGGGCATATACAACGTATCTCTTTACAGTACATGGTAGTCAAGTTCCAAAAACTTaactttttaagtattttttaaaagtcttccAAAATCTCAAAGCTCTCAAATTTAATTGTACATTCCAGACATTACAACTGGCAATATTCAATTGTGCATTCATGGTGTTTTGTTACCCATAATGCAGTTTTACTGTTGTTgcacaagaaagaaatttctTGTTTTGTGCCACACAGAAAAAGTACCATACTTGTTTAGAATTACATCAGCATGGCCTACTCTTTTATAGGAATTAAAGCAACTCACGCAGGCCATGTCTAATGTGTTGCAACTCTTCTGACACTCCGATCCTGTGGATCCGGGGCTAGCACTGGAGCAGTTGAAAAATGTCATTGGATCTTGGCACTCTAAAAGAAAAGAATGGACAAAAAGACATTAAGGGTATGCACATAGCTGATCTCAAATACAATTAAAGTGTAAACCAGAAACCTGTggttttaaatgtacaatttaaatacaGCTTCACGCACCTTCCCCATTCGATACCCCAGTGCAGCTCAGTGTCCCTTGTTTGCAAATACTGAAATTTAAACATtaggttaaatattattaaatcacaTTTTGGGCAAGTTTACAACAGGGTTTTTCAAACTGAAGTCCATGGACACCCCCACCGCCTGggttgaaaaattattattataatattcaagagagagagagagagaaataaactgTTTACAATTTGAagatttttacaatataaaaaacaaatatttaatttttttctcacagttagcctaatatatatatattttttaaatatacagtaaagtaGTCAGGGTTGTCATATTTGGGGGTCACTTTGAAAAACCCTGCCTACAACAATTGTTTTCAACTGAAATTTAGCCAACTCCATGTGCATACCATGATCCACCATCTTTAGAGATCGTGTCTCCAGCAGGAATAATTTTGCCTGAATCATAACATGAGCAGCTGGCAGGTGCAACACAGTCACCATTCTCGCTCATGTATGTTCCTTGTGCGCATCCGCAGCCATCTACTGGCACGAAGTCAATAGCGCAGGTGTTGTCTGATTGGCTGAGGGATCGACAAGTGCGGTCACAGCTGGTCATTTGATAAGAGTAGACCATGGTGCTGGGGCAGGTTAGTGTGTACGTTTCTGAGAAGAAAGGGACAATCCACTTAATGaacatatgcaaacaaaaactctTATTTGAGCTTTCACTCGTTGGTTTTAATCTGTTtgacttttaaaatgaaactcCAAAAGAGCTTGACTACTATTAAATATTCTCAAGCCTTCCAGAGAAGAAAGCAACTCACTGCAGGCAGCTTCTCTCCAGCCATCAAGGGCAATCCCTCTTGCAGCACATGCGTGAACGTATGAAGACAAAGCAGCACACATGCAGTCCTCACTTTTCTCACAGTTGCAGCTGTCATATATGCAATTCTAGAAAAGATGTAAAAGTTAGagaaaactcttaaa
Coding sequences:
- the LOC122137834 gene encoding mucin-2-like, which produces MSSTSSVETSTLSLSTTGNKTTEVESTTQAQSTSKLSITSETSIAPITKTLATITGKAWTTLQTTSEQTTEIEFITSQTPLSTTTRPPKVGTTGLTSQPTTTARTTLEDVTGTSSETSTSTSTALPVSQTSLPVVTSTQPTTLTKTTAVKVSTLEHTTVSVESSTGSEVTTQGLSSTTKPLKAETTLSTTTPAIPSTTVIVEEGSTTAQASTESSAPSGFSTTSKSSTATQTTGQPTTTETVTENELSTTQTPLSTTTRPPKVGTTGLTSQPTTTATTTLEEVTGTSSETSVSTSTALPVSQTSLPVITSTQPITLTKTTTVPVSTLVHTTVIVESSTGSEVTTQGLSSTTKPLKAETTLSTTTPAVPSTTVIVEEGSTTAQPSTESSAPSAFSTTSKSSTATQTTGQPTTTETVTENELTTTQTPLSTTTRPPKVGTTGLTSQPTTTATTTLEEVTGTSSETSTSTSTALPVSQTSLPVITSTQPITLTKTTAVPVSTLVHTTVIVESSTGSEVTTQGLSSTTKPLKAETTLSTTTPAIPSTTVIVEERSTTAQASTESSAPSAFSTTSKSSTATQTTGQPTTTETVTENELTTTQTPLSTTTRPPKVGTTGLTSQPTTTATTTLEEVTGTSSETSTSTSTALPVSQTSFMPVVTSTQPTTLTKTTAVPVTTLVYTTVSVESSTGSEVTTHGLSSTTKPLKAETTLSTTTPAVPSTTLIVEEGSTTAQASTESSAPSAFSTTSKSSTATQTTGQPTTTETVTENELTTTKTPLSTTTRPPKVGTTGLTSQPTTTATTSLEEVTGTSSETSTSTSTALPVSQTSLPVVKSTQPTTLTKTTAVPVTTLVYTTVSVESSTGSEVTTHGLSSTTKPLKAETTLSTTTPAVPSTTVIVEEGSTTAQASTESSAPSAFSTTSKSSTATQTTGQPTTTETVTENELTTTQTPLSTTTRPPKVGTTGLTSQPMTTATTTLEEVTGTSSETSTSTSTALPVSQTSLPVITSTQPITLTKTTAVPVTTLVYTTVSVESSTGSEVTTQGLSSTTKPLKAETTLSTTTPAVPSTTVIVEEGSTTAQASTESSAPIAFSTTSKSSTATQTTGQPTTTETVTENELTTTQTPLSTTTRPPKVGTTGLTSQPTTTATTTLEEVTGTSSETSTSTSTALPVSQTSLPVVTSTQPTTLTKTTAVPVTTLVYTTVSVESSTGSEVTSQGLSSTTKPIKAETTLSTTTPAVPSTTVIVKEGSTTAQPSTESSAPSAFSTTSKSSTATHTTGQPTTTETVTENELTTTQTPLSTTTRPPKVGTTGPTSQPTTTATTTLEEVTGTSSETSTSTSTALPVSQTSLPVITSTQPTTLTKTTAVPVTTLVYTTVSVESSTGSEVTTQGLSSTTKPLKAETTLSTTTPAVPSTTVIVEEGSTTAQASTESSAPSGFSTTSNSSTATQTTGQPTTTETVTENELTTTQTPLSTTTRPPKVGTTGLTSQPTTTATTTLEEVTGTSSETSTSTSTALPVSQTSLPVVTSTQPTTLTKTTAVPVTTLVYTTVSVESSTGSEVTTQGLSSTTKPLKAETTLSTTTAAVPSTTVIVEEGSTTAQASTESSAPSAFSTTSKSSTATQTTGQPTATETVTENELTTTQTPLSTTTRPPKVGTTGPTSQPTTTATTTLEEVTGTSSETSTSTSTALPVSQTSLPVVKSTQPTTLTKTTAVPVTTLVYTTVSVESSTGSEATTQGLSSTTKPLKAETTLSTTTPAIPSTTVIVDERSTTAQPSRESSAPSAFSTTSKSSTATQTTGQPTTTETVTENELTTTQTPLSTTTRPPKVGTTGLTSQPTTTATTTLEEVTGPSSETSTSTSTALPVSQTSLPVVTSTQPTTLTKTTAVPVTTLVYTTVSVESSTGSEVTTQGLSSTTKPLKAETTLSTTTPAIPSTTVIVEEGSTTAQASTESSAPSAFSTTSKSSTATQTTGQPTTTETVTENELTTTQTPLSTTTRPPKVGTTGLTSQPTTTATTTLEEVTGTSSETSTSTSTALPVSQTSLPVVTSTQPTTQTKTTAVPVTTLVYTTVSGESSTGSEVTTQGLASTTKPLKAETTLSTTTPAVPSSTLIVEEGSTTAQPSTESSAPSAFSTTSKSSTATQTTGQPTTTETVTENELTTTQTPLSTTTRPPKVGTTGLTSQPTTTATTTLEEVTGTSSETSTSTSTALPVSQTSLPIVTSTQPTTLTKTTAVPVTTLVYTTVSVESSTGSEATTHGLSSTTKPLKAETTLSTTTPAIPSTTVIVEEGSTTAQPSTGSSAPIVVSATSKSFTPTQTTGQPTTTETVTENELTTTQTPLSTTTRPPKVGTTGLTSQPTTTATTTLEEVTGTSSETSTSTSTALPVSQTSLPVVTSTQPTTLTKTTAVPVTTLVYTTVSVESSTGSEVTTQGLASTTKPLKVETTSSLLSTTSVVCCFVNGTHFQSGDIIYNVTDGFGWCFTAYCNATCNIAKISTSCETSPSPSIPPATTTYSSSSTTTETTQPATTNTDTEVTTTTYGPKCDALNPPRQPNDIWQSGCQMCECEGETLTVRCQPVTCPVSPPVTCDQPGQVFVNTTIDCCEIHECSCDVNLCPIPTIQCPLGFIPSFSVSPDNCCPEFICSPMEVCVHNTTVYQPGSTIPSDDPCTLC